One window of the Streptomyces sp. NBC_00259 genome contains the following:
- a CDS encoding TetR family transcriptional regulator — protein sequence MNDVKDEKQDDRSAKPAKSEQTRTLILETALRLFQERGYDKTTMRAIAQEAGVSVGNAYYYFSSKEHLVQGFYDRIAEQHQAAVAEVLDGGEKDLTARIRGVLLGWLDIAEPYHEFASQFFKNAADPDSPLSPFSPESEGPRNAAIEVHRRVLSGATVKVDPELADALPRLLWLQQMGLVLFWVYDRSEGCANSRRLVERLAPVTARAISLSRFRILRPLVKETHDLLRDFMPTAAGMAASGKPKRTAAREDQDGK from the coding sequence GTGAACGACGTGAAGGACGAGAAGCAGGACGACCGGTCGGCCAAGCCCGCCAAGAGCGAGCAGACCCGCACCCTCATCCTCGAAACCGCGCTCCGGCTCTTCCAGGAGCGCGGCTACGACAAGACGACGATGCGGGCCATCGCCCAGGAGGCGGGCGTCTCCGTCGGCAACGCGTACTACTACTTCTCCTCCAAGGAACATCTGGTCCAGGGCTTCTACGACCGGATCGCCGAGCAGCACCAGGCGGCCGTCGCCGAGGTCCTGGACGGCGGCGAGAAGGACCTCACGGCACGCATCCGCGGGGTCCTCCTCGGCTGGCTCGACATCGCGGAGCCCTACCACGAGTTCGCGTCCCAGTTCTTCAAGAACGCGGCGGACCCGGACAGTCCCCTCAGCCCCTTCTCCCCGGAGTCCGAGGGCCCCAGGAACGCGGCGATCGAGGTCCACCGCCGGGTGCTGTCCGGGGCGACGGTGAAGGTCGATCCCGAACTGGCCGACGCTCTGCCGCGGTTGCTCTGGCTCCAGCAGATGGGGCTCGTGCTGTTCTGGGTGTACGACCGCTCCGAGGGCTGTGCCAACAGCCGTCGCCTGGTCGAGCGGCTCGCACCGGTCACCGCCCGGGCGATCTCGCTGTCCCGGTTCCGCATCCTGCGGCCCCTGGTCAAGGAGACGCACGATCTGCTCAGGGACTTCATGCCGACGGCGGCGGGGATGGCCGCCTCGGGCAAGCCCAAGCGCACGGCTGCCCGCGAGGACCAGGACGGGAAGTAG
- a CDS encoding thiol-disulfide oxidoreductase DCC family protein, with translation MGIPVKRLTVLYDAQCPLCVHLRHWLLRQRQLVPLDLVPAASQEARRRFPDLDHESTLREITVIGDRGQVYRSTAAWIVCLWALAEHRPRAHWLSTPAGAPFAKVTVLAAAKYREMTAAPCEGRCEVPAPPG, from the coding sequence ATGGGCATCCCGGTGAAGCGGCTGACCGTGCTGTACGACGCGCAGTGCCCGCTCTGCGTCCATCTGCGCCACTGGCTGCTGCGGCAGCGGCAGCTCGTCCCGCTCGACCTGGTCCCGGCGGCGTCGCAGGAGGCGAGGCGCCGCTTCCCGGACCTCGACCATGAGAGCACCCTGCGGGAGATCACGGTGATCGGGGACCGGGGCCAGGTGTACCGGTCCACCGCCGCCTGGATCGTCTGCCTCTGGGCACTGGCCGAGCACCGGCCCAGGGCCCACTGGCTGAGCACTCCGGCCGGGGCGCCCTTCGCCAAGGTCACCGTCCTCGCCGCCGCGAAGTACCGGGAGATGACGGCCGCGCCCTGCGAAGGCCGGTGCGAGGTCCCGGCCCCGCCCGGTTAG
- a CDS encoding alpha/beta fold hydrolase, which yields MTLSHDVAGHGPVVVLLHSSVCDRRMWDDQWKALTDAGHRVVRCDFRGFGDTPAEAVHPYRDADDVLALLDTLGVGRAALVGASFGGRVAVEIAARDPERVTALALLCAALPGHEPGPALRDFDSREDELIEADDLLGAVELNVTTWLGPEATEAVRERVRAMQRHAFEVQLAADEAADEAAGESAQEAADEAAGLEAPGSEEPSVDPAAITAPTLVVSGAHDMADFRAMSTRLARLIPDARHIELPWAGHLPSLERPAEATALLTAFLREHTPVERAA from the coding sequence ATGACGCTCTCTCACGATGTCGCGGGGCACGGCCCCGTGGTGGTACTGCTGCACTCGTCCGTCTGCGACCGGCGGATGTGGGACGACCAGTGGAAGGCCCTGACCGACGCCGGCCACCGCGTCGTGCGCTGTGACTTCCGGGGTTTCGGCGACACCCCGGCGGAGGCGGTTCACCCCTACCGCGACGCGGACGACGTTCTCGCGCTGCTCGACACGCTCGGCGTCGGGCGCGCCGCCCTCGTCGGGGCGTCCTTCGGGGGCCGTGTCGCCGTCGAGATCGCCGCCCGCGACCCGGAGCGGGTGACCGCGCTGGCGCTGCTCTGCGCGGCGCTGCCCGGGCACGAACCCGGCCCGGCTCTGCGGGACTTCGACAGCCGCGAGGACGAGCTGATCGAGGCGGACGACCTCCTGGGCGCGGTGGAACTGAACGTCACCACCTGGCTGGGCCCGGAGGCCACCGAGGCGGTGCGCGAGCGCGTACGGGCCATGCAGCGGCACGCCTTCGAGGTCCAGCTCGCGGCGGACGAGGCGGCGGACGAGGCGGCGGGCGAGTCAGCGCAAGAAGCGGCGGACGAGGCGGCGGGCCTGGAGGCGCCGGGGTCCGAGGAGCCCTCCGTCGACCCTGCCGCGATCACGGCGCCCACCCTCGTCGTCTCCGGCGCCCACGACATGGCCGACTTCCGCGCCATGTCCACCCGCCTCGCCCGACTGATCCCGGACGCGCGGCACATCGAACTGCCCTGGGCCGGACACCTTCCCTCGCTGGAGCGTCCCGCCGAAGCGACGGCCCTGCTCACCGCCTTCCTCCGCGAGCACACGCCCGTCGAGCGGGCCGCGTAG
- a CDS encoding succinate dehydrogenase iron-sulfur subunit produces the protein MATPVLEKNDAAPADASPYITVTFRIRRFNPEISDEAQWQDFPIEIDPKERVLDGLHKIKWDVDGSLTFRRSCAHGICGSDAMRINGRNRLACKTLIKDIDPEKPITVEPIKGLTVLKDLVVDMEPFFQAYRDVMPFLVTSGNEPTRERLQTAEDRERFDDTTKCILCAACTSSCPVFWNDGQYFGPAAIVNAHRFIFDSRDEAGEQRLEILNDKDGVWRCRTTFNCTDACPRGIEVTKAIQEVKRALITRRF, from the coding sequence ATGGCTACCCCCGTACTGGAGAAGAACGACGCGGCCCCCGCCGACGCGTCCCCGTACATCACGGTCACTTTCCGGATCCGCCGCTTCAACCCCGAGATCTCGGACGAGGCCCAGTGGCAGGACTTCCCGATCGAGATCGACCCGAAGGAGCGTGTGCTCGACGGTCTCCACAAGATCAAGTGGGACGTCGACGGCTCGCTGACCTTCCGGCGCTCCTGCGCCCACGGCATCTGCGGCTCCGACGCGATGCGGATCAACGGCAGGAACAGGCTCGCCTGCAAGACGCTGATCAAGGACATCGACCCGGAGAAGCCGATCACGGTCGAGCCCATAAAGGGTCTTACGGTCCTCAAGGACCTGGTCGTGGACATGGAGCCGTTCTTCCAGGCGTACCGGGACGTCATGCCGTTCCTGGTGACCTCGGGCAACGAGCCGACGCGTGAGCGTCTGCAGACCGCCGAGGACCGCGAGCGCTTCGACGACACCACCAAGTGCATCCTGTGCGCCGCGTGCACGTCGTCCTGCCCGGTGTTCTGGAACGACGGGCAGTACTTCGGCCCGGCCGCGATCGTCAACGCGCACCGCTTCATCTTCGACTCGCGTGACGAGGCGGGCGAGCAGCGCCTGGAGATCCTCAACGACAAGGACGGCGTGTGGCGTTGCCGCACGACGTTCAACTGCACGGACGCCTGCCCGCGTGGCATCGAGGTCACGAAGGCGATCCAGGAGGTCAAGCGGGCGCTGATCACCCGCCGCTTCTGA